In Haladaptatus cibarius D43, the sequence GCACGTCCTGACAGTGTTGGTCGATGGTTTCGTAGTCGGCCGAAAGGCCCGTAACCATGACTTCTTCCGTGATTCCGGGGAGGGTTGCCGCTCGCGTGCCCGCCTCGTTTGCCTTGCCGCGTGCGCGAGTGTGGCTGAGGCTTTTCGTGGTGGGGGCGAGGAACACGTCCGCGCCAGCCATCGCGGCGGCGACGGGTTCCGGTGGTTCCTCGCCGTGCTGATTGCCGACCGGGTAGCGCACGATGACGACATCGTCCGTGATTTCGCTGGCCGCGTCGTACAGCGCCTTGCCGATGTCCCACCGCTTGTCGTCGGTGATGACTGCACAGCTTTCGTCCGACTGGAGGGCCATACACTGCTCCACGGCCGTCTTCGCCGCGTCGTCCAAACTCATGTGCTGAGGATTGCCTTCCAAGGTGGTTAGATGTTCCCTTTCTTTCCGTTCTATCTTACTCGCGTGTGAGTTAGATTCCGAGACGAATGGCTCGAAACGGTTTTAATGGCGGGCGTTGGACCTGCGGATGTACATGCTACAGGTCGGCATCAACGGGTACGGGACTATCGGGAAACGAGTCGCTGACGCTGTCCGGGCGCAACCGGATATGGAGGTCGTGGGGGTCGCAAAAACCCGACCCAACTTCGAAGCCGAGGGAGCCGTCGAAAACGGCTATTCGCTCTACGCCGCAATCGAGGAGCGCGCGGAACTGTTCGACGAAGCAGGAATCGAACTGGCCGGTATGGTCGAAGAGATGGTCGAAAAGGCCGATGTGGTCGTTGACGCCTGCCCGTCCGGCATCGGCGCGGACAACAAATCGCTGTACGAAGAGTACGACACGCCCGCACTCTATCAGGGTGGCGAGGACGCGGACGTTGCCGACGTGAGTTTCAACGCGCGCGCCAACTACGAGGAAGCCGTGGACGCACAGCACGTCCGCGTCGTTTCGTGCAATACGACCGGACTATCGCGTCTCATTGCGCCACTCCGTGAGGAGTACGGCGTCGAGAAGGTTCGTGCAACGCTCGTCCGACGTGGTGGCGACCCGGCCCAGACCGGTCGCGGCCCAATCAACGACATCGTGCCGAATCCGGTGAAACTGCCGTCGCACCACGGCCCGGACGTGAAAACCATCTTCCCCGACTTGTCAATCGACACGCTCGGACTGAAGGTTCCGGCGACGCTGATGCACATGCACAGCGTCAACGTCTCGCTCGAATCCGAACCGGATGCGGAGGAAGTTCGTAAACTGCTCGAAAGTCAGTCGCGCATCTTCGTCGTTCCGGAGCGAATGGACATCGACGGCGCTGGCAAACTCAAAGAGTACGCCATGGACAGAGGGCGGCCGCGGGCCGACCTCTGGGAGAACTGCCTCTGGGGCGAGTCGGTGTCGATGGAAGGCAACGACCTCTACCTCTTCCAAGCGATTCATCAAGAGAGCGACGTGGTTCCCGAAAACGTCGATGCAATTCGCGCCGTCACGAACAGCGCGGACGCCCGCGAGAGCATCCAGACGACGAACGACGCGCTTGAAATCGGGTTCTAACCGGGCATCCGAGCGGATCTTCTCGGATTCCGTTTTCTCATTTTGTTTATCGCGCAATTCGCCGGTTCGACAACCGTTCTGGCTACAGAACTACTGCGAAGACCAACCGCATTCAAGACCGGTATTCGCCAATTTCCAGCATGTGAGACGGTAACATGAGTCGTTCGTATGTTTCGTTACGGTTCCGCATCCGTCAATTCGGTCGTTCGAAAGGGGAGACAATGCGCTCGTTTCGGTAGTCCTATCTGCACTTATTCGAGTGCGTACCACCGATTTTCTGTATTACTCCCGATTAGGGCGAAATTCGGTCGTTCGTGAAACGAGCGAACGGACTCAACGGTGGTGGCCATTCATTTACACATCGGGCGATGGCGTGAGATGGGTGGGGCGAACAGCACGGTTCGCCGGATACAAGTCCGGAGGTTCGCTTTCGGAACTGACGGCATCCGTGCACGTTCGACATGCAGTCTCTCCCGCCCGGAGAGAAAACAATGAAAAAAGCACTTCGCATCACGATTGCGCTGGCCGTTGTGGCAAGCCTGTTCGCTGTCGGGTTCACGGGCATGGCCGCGGCAGACGACGAACAGAAACAGAGCAGTTGGCAGTACGCGGACTCCGACGTTGACCAGAAGCAGTACGTGAACCAGCAGAACTTCAACAAGCAGGACGACAACTACGCCATCGCTGTGAAAGGTAACGCAGAAGCGACTCAGGCGAACAAGCAGGCCAACATCAACGTCCAGTACGCTGACTCCGAAGCCGAGAACGAGAACAAGCAGTTCCAGTGGTGGGACTAACTTCCTTGTCACGGTACTGAACTAACCAAACACCAACCGACGCGGTTTCATTTTTCAGACGCCGAATCGAAGTTCGTCC encodes:
- a CDS encoding type II glyceraldehyde-3-phosphate dehydrogenase; this translates as MLQVGINGYGTIGKRVADAVRAQPDMEVVGVAKTRPNFEAEGAVENGYSLYAAIEERAELFDEAGIELAGMVEEMVEKADVVVDACPSGIGADNKSLYEEYDTPALYQGGEDADVADVSFNARANYEEAVDAQHVRVVSCNTTGLSRLIAPLREEYGVEKVRATLVRRGGDPAQTGRGPINDIVPNPVKLPSHHGPDVKTIFPDLSIDTLGLKVPATLMHMHSVNVSLESEPDAEEVRKLLESQSRIFVVPERMDIDGAGKLKEYAMDRGRPRADLWENCLWGESVSMEGNDLYLFQAIHQESDVVPENVDAIRAVTNSADARESIQTTNDALEIGF